A single window of Pectobacterium parmentieri DNA harbors:
- a CDS encoding DNA polymerase III subunit psi, which translates to MESRRDRLLQQLGITQWTLRRPTVLQGEIAVSLPDQVRLVIVSAEPLADDEPLLADVLHSLALTSAQAYRLTPQQIEMLPANAHCHSWRLGINDPIALQGIQLSSPLLSELHQNADAKRALWQQICEHEHDIFSDASRSGTSL; encoded by the coding sequence ATGGAATCAAGACGTGACAGGCTGCTACAGCAACTGGGGATTACGCAGTGGACGCTGCGTCGCCCGACGGTGCTGCAAGGCGAAATCGCCGTCAGTCTACCCGATCAGGTGCGTCTGGTGATCGTCTCCGCCGAGCCGCTGGCTGATGATGAGCCGCTGCTGGCCGACGTTCTGCACAGTCTTGCGCTTACTTCTGCCCAAGCTTATCGGCTGACGCCGCAGCAGATAGAGATGTTGCCCGCCAACGCACATTGCCACAGTTGGCGGTTGGGCATCAACGACCCCATTGCGCTACAGGGCATTCAGCTTTCCAGCCCCTTGCTTTCCGAACTTCACCAAAATGCCGACGCCAAACGGGCGTTATGGCAACAGATCTGTGAACATGAACACGATATCTTCTCTGACGCCAGCCGATCTGGCACAAGCCTTTAA